In one window of Desulfuromonadales bacterium DNA:
- a CDS encoding Rnf-Nqr domain containing protein: protein MAELLLILVGAVFVNNFVLARFLGICPFLGV, encoded by the coding sequence ATGGCCGAATTGCTGCTGATCCTGGTTGGCGCCGTTTTCGTCAACAACTTCGTTCTCGCCCGGTTCCTCGGCATCTGCCCCTTCCTCGGCGTC